The following proteins are co-located in the Pseudomonas sp. ATCC 13867 genome:
- a CDS encoding DsrE family protein, translating into MSPSDRQRVLIIVGSGPSTPARCAAPFYTATLLACMDAQVTLFLSGEGTRLAFQDIADHLYAAEGGEPISHFIQQAKEAGARLLMCRAPGVAIDESRLIEEVDEIASGGELARMILEYDRVLTL; encoded by the coding sequence TTGAGCCCATCTGACCGCCAGCGGGTGCTGATCATCGTCGGCAGCGGCCCGAGCACCCCGGCGCGCTGCGCGGCGCCCTTTTACACCGCCACCCTACTGGCCTGCATGGACGCCCAGGTCACCCTGTTCCTCAGCGGCGAAGGCACGCGCCTGGCCTTCCAGGACATCGCCGACCACCTCTACGCCGCCGAGGGGGGAGAGCCCATCAGCCATTTCATCCAGCAGGCCAAGGAAGCCGGCGCGCGCCTGCTGATGTGCCGCGCACCGGGCGTGGCCATCGACGAAAGCCGGCTGATCGAGGAAGTCGACGAAATCGCCAGCGGCGGCGAGCTGGCGCGGATGATCCTCGAATACGACCGGGTGCTGACCCTTTAA
- a CDS encoding DUF4136 domain-containing protein, whose protein sequence is MPRYLPILPLFAALAACQSQNPYTATSLPMPPAPASAANPGLDPGSYPAPPLDYGHYRSWSWADGAGLGGPLQDAVSEALDQRGLRPARSDAPADLVVSAQLSSEQRTRQTTDYYGGGYYGGWGDPWYGSGYYPVTRTYVVTVSVVRIALFDTRSHQQVWSGSAEYENGDGQREQANALREAARKALDGYPPG, encoded by the coding sequence ATGCCGCGTTACCTGCCGATCCTGCCACTGTTCGCCGCCCTGGCCGCCTGCCAGAGCCAGAACCCGTACACCGCCACCTCACTGCCAATGCCACCGGCGCCCGCGTCGGCGGCCAATCCCGGCCTCGACCCCGGCAGCTACCCGGCGCCGCCGCTGGACTACGGACACTATCGCTCGTGGAGCTGGGCCGACGGCGCCGGCCTCGGCGGCCCGCTGCAGGACGCCGTCAGCGAAGCCCTCGACCAGCGCGGCCTGCGCCCGGCACGGAGCGATGCGCCGGCGGACCTGGTCGTCAGCGCGCAACTGTCCAGCGAGCAGCGCACCCGGCAGACCACCGACTACTACGGTGGCGGCTACTACGGCGGCTGGGGCGACCCCTGGTACGGCAGCGGCTACTATCCGGTCACCCGCACCTATGTGGTCACCGTCAGCGTGGTGCGCATCGCCCTGTTCGACACCCGCAGCCACCAGCAGGTGTGGAGCGGCAGCGCCGAATACGAGAACGGCGACGGCCAGCGTGAGCAGGCGAACGCCCTGCGCGAGGCCGCGCGCAAGGCCCTGGACGGCTACCCGCCGGGCTGA
- a CDS encoding GNAT family N-acetyltransferase: protein MEHPVLTHRPAAAGDLDEVVRFPQDRDELFYCYPKASWPLTVGQLAAAMAERRGSTLALLDGRAAGFANFYQWQPREYCALGNMMVAPSARRHGVAQYLIEVMENLARDQYKARVMKVSCFNANAAGLLLYTRLGYRPQAIVERDDPQGRRIALVQLEKTLEPI, encoded by the coding sequence GTGGAACATCCAGTCCTCACCCACCGCCCCGCCGCCGCGGGCGACCTCGACGAGGTGGTGCGCTTTCCACAGGATCGCGACGAGCTCTTCTACTGCTATCCCAAGGCGAGCTGGCCGCTGACCGTCGGCCAGCTCGCCGCCGCAATGGCCGAACGCCGCGGCAGCACCCTCGCCCTGCTGGACGGGCGCGCGGCGGGCTTCGCCAACTTCTACCAGTGGCAACCGCGCGAATACTGCGCGCTGGGCAACATGATGGTCGCGCCCTCGGCGCGCCGGCACGGCGTGGCGCAGTACCTGATCGAAGTCATGGAGAACCTCGCCCGCGACCAGTACAAGGCACGGGTGATGAAAGTGTCCTGCTTCAACGCCAACGCTGCCGGGCTGCTGCTCTACACTCGGCTGGGTTACCGGCCGCAGGCCATCGTCGAGCGCGACGACCCACAGGGCCGGCGTATCGCCCTGGTACAACTGGAGAAAACCCTTGAGCCCATCTGA
- a CDS encoding glycine cleavage system protein H has translation MKLHGLEFPDDLLYAPEYNLWLREEPGGAVTLGLTAYGCALYGQIFAFTPKRDGWHIERDRSFGVVEFAKAASSARCPLDGHILASNEAVVRRPGLINQDCYGEGWMVRLKPDDWATVRARLLQGQVARDAFAQRMYLDNYDPDDDGVQALRP, from the coding sequence ATGAAGCTGCATGGCCTGGAGTTTCCTGACGACCTCCTCTACGCCCCCGAGTACAACCTCTGGCTGCGCGAGGAACCCGGCGGCGCCGTCACCCTCGGCCTCACCGCCTATGGCTGCGCACTCTACGGGCAGATCTTCGCCTTCACCCCCAAGCGCGACGGCTGGCACATCGAACGTGACCGCAGCTTCGGCGTGGTCGAGTTCGCCAAGGCCGCCTCGTCCGCCCGCTGCCCGCTGGACGGCCACATCCTCGCCAGCAACGAGGCCGTAGTGCGGCGACCGGGGCTGATCAACCAGGATTGCTACGGCGAAGGCTGGATGGTGCGCCTGAAGCCCGACGACTGGGCCACCGTCCGTGCCCGTCTCCTGCAAGGCCAGGTCGCGCGGGACGCCTTCGCCCAGCGCATGTACCTGGACAACTACGACCCCGATGACGACGGGGTCCAGGCCCTGCGCCCATGA
- a CDS encoding M15 family metallopeptidase, whose protein sequence is MSQAGAARRWRLPLLTCLFASLPLQADQPAQPGFVYLDQILKSARYDVRYAGNDNFVGAPIDGYLVARIILTEPAARALENVEHDLALSGLSLKIFDGYRPQRAVEAFRRWAATSQDTQQKARYYPDQDKRTLFRDGYIAQHSAHSRGSTVDLTLVETRTGEELDMGSRFDFFGPISRHGTALITPTQTRNRETLRQAMLRHGFEPYAAEWWHYRLKAEPYPSRYFDFPVR, encoded by the coding sequence ATGAGCCAGGCAGGCGCGGCACGACGCTGGCGCCTGCCGCTCCTGACGTGCCTGTTCGCCAGCCTGCCGCTGCAGGCCGACCAACCGGCCCAGCCCGGCTTCGTCTACCTCGACCAGATCCTGAAATCCGCGCGCTACGACGTGCGCTACGCCGGCAACGACAACTTCGTCGGCGCACCGATCGATGGCTACCTTGTCGCGCGCATCATCCTCACCGAGCCTGCGGCCAGGGCCCTGGAAAACGTCGAACACGACCTGGCGCTCAGCGGCCTGTCCCTGAAAATCTTCGACGGCTATCGTCCGCAGCGCGCGGTGGAAGCCTTCAGGCGCTGGGCCGCCACCTCGCAGGACACTCAGCAGAAAGCCCGCTACTACCCGGACCAGGACAAGCGCACCCTGTTTCGCGACGGCTACATCGCCCAGCATTCAGCGCACTCGCGCGGCAGCACCGTCGACCTGACGCTGGTGGAGACCAGGACCGGGGAAGAATTGGACATGGGCAGCCGCTTCGACTTCTTCGGCCCCATCTCCCGACACGGCACCGCACTGATTACACCGACGCAGACCCGCAACCGCGAAACCCTGCGCCAGGCCATGCTGCGCCACGGCTTCGAACCCTACGCCGCGGAATGGTGGCATTACCGACTGAAGGCCGAGCCTTATCCGTCGAGGTATTTCGATTTTCCGGTGCGCTGA
- a CDS encoding DUF4136 domain-containing protein, giving the protein MIRRLLLLGLMLGLAACETTSLSRDYDTTRDFSRYQSWSWAQPSFEYRPDDPRIKSDLTEQRISQAVADQLDQRGLRQAQGGNIGDVRVRAYLIVDQRQDQVTSYSGGYWNGYWGGYWGPPPMAETRTVTYKVATIQVDLFDGKDGKLVWRGSGEQIMRSSPPTPAEREAAIRETVQKVIAQYPPH; this is encoded by the coding sequence ATGATCCGCCGATTACTGCTTCTGGGCCTGATGCTGGGCCTGGCCGCCTGCGAAACCACCAGCCTCAGCCGCGATTACGACACCACCCGCGACTTCTCCCGCTACCAGAGCTGGAGCTGGGCGCAGCCGTCGTTCGAGTACCGCCCGGACGACCCGCGCATCAAGAGCGATCTCACCGAACAGCGCATCAGCCAGGCGGTCGCCGACCAGCTCGACCAGCGCGGCCTGCGCCAGGCCCAGGGCGGCAATATCGGCGACGTGAGAGTGCGCGCCTACCTGATCGTCGACCAACGCCAGGACCAGGTCACCTCCTACAGCGGTGGCTACTGGAACGGCTACTGGGGAGGTTACTGGGGCCCGCCGCCAATGGCCGAGACCCGCACCGTCACCTACAAGGTCGCCACCATCCAGGTCGACCTGTTCGACGGCAAGGACGGCAAGCTGGTCTGGCGCGGCAGCGGCGAGCAGATCATGCGCAGCAGCCCGCCCACGCCCGCCGAGCGCGAAGCGGCGATCCGCGAGACGGTGCAGAAAGTCATCGCCCAGTATCCGCCGCACTGA